In Bacteroidota bacterium, one genomic interval encodes:
- the glmM gene encoding phosphoglucosamine mutase — MTLISSISGIRGTIGGDLGTSLTPDDIVRFTAAYGALIKNNKNNKTVVIGRDARISGKMVNNIVSGTLMAMGINVIDIGLSTTPTVEIAVTEENADGGIIITASHNPKQWNALKLLNEKGEFLNDAEGKEILKNSEEKNYNYAEVDELGKYSTKNNYYDIHIQKVLDLELVDVEAIKKANFKIVVDAVNSTGGTVIPKLLKALGVENIIELYCTPNGEFPHNPEPLPENLTELSAKVKSSNADLGITVDPDVDRLAFVKNDGEVFGEEYTLVSVADYILQNTKGNTVSNLSSTKALRDITEKHGCSYNASAVGEVNVVKMMKETNAVIGGEGNGGIIYPAIHYGRDSLVGVALFLTFLSKTGKNISELRSSYPEYYISKNKIQLTDKIDVNELLEKVKEKFKNQKINTIDGVKIEFDNEWVHLRKSNTEPIIRVYAESTSEAKSIELAKKIIKEIEKLF; from the coding sequence ATGACACTAATTTCTTCAATTTCAGGAATCAGAGGTACAATTGGCGGTGATTTAGGAACAAGCTTAACCCCCGATGACATTGTACGTTTTACAGCAGCTTATGGAGCTTTGATAAAAAACAATAAAAATAATAAAACTGTAGTTATCGGCAGAGATGCACGAATATCGGGTAAAATGGTAAATAATATTGTTTCGGGAACATTAATGGCAATGGGTATTAATGTTATTGATATTGGCTTGTCAACTACTCCAACCGTAGAAATTGCTGTTACCGAAGAAAATGCCGATGGTGGAATAATTATTACAGCAAGCCACAATCCTAAACAATGGAATGCCTTGAAATTATTGAATGAAAAAGGTGAATTTTTAAATGATGCAGAAGGAAAAGAAATTCTTAAAAACTCAGAAGAAAAAAACTATAATTATGCTGAAGTTGATGAACTAGGAAAATATTCTACAAAGAATAACTACTATGACATCCATATCCAAAAAGTTCTTGACCTCGAACTTGTTGATGTTGAAGCAATAAAAAAAGCAAATTTCAAAATTGTTGTTGATGCGGTGAACTCAACAGGAGGAACAGTAATTCCTAAATTATTAAAAGCTTTGGGTGTGGAAAATATTATTGAACTTTACTGCACACCAAACGGAGAATTCCCCCATAATCCGGAACCTCTTCCTGAAAATCTTACTGAATTATCAGCCAAAGTAAAAAGTAGCAATGCCGACCTTGGAATAACAGTTGACCCTGATGTTGACAGACTTGCTTTTGTAAAAAATGACGGAGAAGTTTTTGGTGAAGAATACACACTAGTTTCAGTTGCCGATTACATACTTCAAAACACAAAAGGGAATACGGTTTCAAACCTTTCATCAACAAAAGCATTAAGAGATATTACTGAAAAACATGGATGTAGCTACAATGCTTCGGCAGTAGGAGAAGTAAATGTTGTAAAAATGATGAAAGAAACAAATGCTGTGATAGGTGGAGAAGGAAACGGAGGAATTATTTATCCTGCAATTCATTACGGAAGAGACTCACTTGTTGGTGTTGCATTATTCCTGACTTTTTTATCAAAAACAGGAAAAAATATTTCAGAGTTACGCTCATCATATCCTGAATATTATATTTCAAAAAATAAAATCCAACTTACCGACAAAATTGATGTTAATGAATTACTGGAAAAAGTAAAAGAAAAGTTCAAAAACCAAAAAATAAATACAATTGACGGTGTAAAAATCGAATTTGATAACGAATGGGTTCATTTAAGGAAATCAAATACAGAACCAATAATACGAGTTTACGCTGAAAGCACATCAGAAGCAAAATCAATTGAACTTGCAAAAAAAATAATCAAAGAAATTGAAAAACTTTTTTAA
- a CDS encoding phosphatase PAP2 family protein, giving the protein MLEHILEFDFKLFQLINIYWTNSVFDSVLPFLRNKYFWTPFYIFLFSYFIINFKKKGLLLILIIILLIFVSDQLSSHVIKPFVGRLRPCNEILIKDYVRLLANCSSGFSFPSSHATNHFALAFFLIVLFNKRYKWVFPVLFFWAFAISYSQVYVGVHYPLDILTGGFLGTIIGITFGMIPKNHLNLEI; this is encoded by the coding sequence ATGCTAGAACATATATTAGAATTTGATTTTAAGCTATTTCAACTAATAAATATTTATTGGACAAACAGTGTTTTTGATTCTGTACTTCCATTTTTAAGAAATAAATATTTTTGGACACCATTTTATATATTTTTATTTTCTTATTTTATTATTAATTTTAAGAAAAAAGGACTTTTATTAATTCTGATAATAATTTTATTGATATTTGTTTCCGACCAGCTAAGTAGTCATGTTATAAAACCTTTTGTAGGTCGTTTGCGACCTTGCAATGAAATTCTAATTAAAGATTACGTAAGGTTATTAGCAAATTGTAGTTCTGGTTTTAGTTTTCCTTCATCGCATGCAACCAATCATTTTGCACTTGCATTTTTTCTAATAGTTTTATTTAACAAAAGATATAAGTGGGTATTTCCCGTTTTATTCTTTTGGGCTTTTGCTATTTCATATTCGCAAGTGTATGTAGGAGTTCACTATCCACTTGATATTTTAACAGGAGGTTTTTTAGGAACAATTATCGGAATTACTTTCGGGATGATACCCAAAAATCATTTGAATTTAGAAATTTAA